A single region of the Gossypium arboreum isolate Shixiya-1 chromosome 12, ASM2569848v2, whole genome shotgun sequence genome encodes:
- the LOC108477491 gene encoding pentatricopeptide repeat-containing protein At3g49710, translating to MTQVPWTIQNFRNLLKTCISHRNILTGKSLHSLYIKSLVPSSTYLSNHFILLYSRCGLLATAHNAFFQTQHPNTFSFNAIIAAYAKESLPSVAHNLFDQIPHPDLVSYNTLISAYADCGRTEPALELFKKMRDLFFEMDGFTLSGVITASLNDVCLIRQVHCFVVFCGFDSYASVNNALLSCYSKEGFLREAKRVFYEMGECKDEVSWNSMIVAYGQHKEGARALALFQEMVRRGFDVDMFTLASVLTAFTSLEDLLGGFQFHAMLIKTGFHQNAHVASGLIDLYSKCGAGMLDCGKVFEEVSGPDLVLWNTMISGYSLHEELSDEALKCFQAMQRVGYCPDDCSFVNVISACSNLSSPSQGRQIHALAIKSEVPNQIQVHNALIAMYSKCGNLPDGRRVFDKMPEHNTVSLNSMIAGYAQHGIGTESLILFNHMLERNISPTSITFISVLSACAHTGQVEEGQKYFNIMKEKFGIEPEVEHYSCMIDLFGRAGKLHEAEKLINTMPFNPGSIGWAAMLGASKIHGNMELASKAANKLLQLEPSNAVPYVMLANMYASSGKWEEAAMVRKLMRDRGVRKKPGCSWIEVNKRIHVFVAEDISHPMIKEIYKYLEEMGRKIRLAGYVSDLRWSLVKEDEIEAGEKEIKLRHHSEKLAVAYGLLSTKDGEPILVIKNLRICGDCHNAIKFMSAVSGREITVRDTHRFHCFKDGQCSCGDYW from the coding sequence ATGACCCAAGTCCCATGGACCATCCAAAACTTCCGCAACCTATTGAAAACATGCATAAGCCACAGAAACATTTTAACAGGCAAATCCCTCCACTCTCTTTACATCAAATCCCTCGTTCCTTCGTCAACTTACCTTTCCAATCATTTCATCCTCCTCTACTCCAGATGCGGCCTTTTAGCCACTGCCCACAACGCCTTTTTCCAAACCCAACATCCCAATACCTTCTCTTTCAACGCCATCATCGCTGCCTACGCCAAGGAATCCCTCCCTTCCGTTGCCCACAACCTGTTCGATCAGATTCCTCACCCAGACCTTGTTTCTTATAACACTCTCATTTCCGCTTATGCGGATTGTGGTCGGACTGAACCTGCATTGGAGTTGTTTAAGAAAATGAGAGACTTGTTTTTTGAAATGGATGGCTTTACTTTATCTGGGGTCATCACGGCTAGTTTGAATGATGTGTGTTTGATTAGACAGGTGCATTGCTTTGTGGTTTTTTGTGGGTTTGATTCTTATGCTTCGGTCAACAATGCGTTGCTTTCCTGTTACAGCAAAGAGGGTTTTTTAAGGGAAGCAAAGCGGGTGTTTTATGAGATGGGAGAGTGTAAAGATGAAGTGTCTTGGAACTCCATGATCGTTGCCTATGGGCAGCATAAAGAGGGTGCAAGAGCACTGGCATTGTTTCAGGAAATGGTTAGGAGAGGGTTCGATGTTGATATGTTTACTTTGGCTAGTGTTTTGACAGCGTTTACAAGTTTAGAGGACCTGTTAGGAGGATTTCAGTTTCATGCTATGTTGATCAAGACTGGCTTTCATCAAAATGCTCATGTCGCCAGTGGTTTGATTGATTTGTATTCGAAATGTGGAGCTGGCATGTTGGATTGTGGGAAAGTTTTTGAAGAGGTTTCAGGACCGGATTTGGTTCTCTGGAACACTATGATTTCGGGGTATTCCTTGCACGAAGAACTCTCTGACGAGGCTCTCAAGTGTTTCCAAGCGATGCAGCGTGTCGGATATTGCCCTGATGATTGTAGCTTTGTAAATGTAATTAGTGCATGCTCCAATTTGTCATCGCCTTCTCAGGGAAGACAGATTCATGCACTGGCAATCAAATCTGAAGTCCCTAATCAAATTCAAGTCCATAATGCCCTGATTGCTATGTACTCAAAATGTGGAAATCTTCCCGATGGAAGACGGGTATTTGATAAGATGCCGGAGCATAATACGGTCTCTTTGAATTCAATGATTGCTGGTTATGCACAACATGGGATTGGAACGGAGTCCTTAattcttttcaatcacatgctGGAACGAAATATTTCCCCTACAAGTATAACCTTCATCTCTGTCCTCTCAGCATGTGCTCATACAGGACAAGTTGAGGAGGGTCAGAAGTATTTCAACATTATGAAAGAGAAGTTTGGAATTGAACCAGAAGTGGAACACTATTCATGCATGATCGATCTGTTTGGTCGAGCAGGCAAGCTACATGAAGCTGAGAAACTCATAAACACTATGCCATTTAACCCGGGTTCAATTGGTTGGGCTGCAATGCTTGGTGCATCTAAAATACATGGGAACATGGAACTAGCATCAAAGGCAGCAAACAAGCTTCTTCAACTGGAACCTTCAAATGCTGTACCTTATGTCATGCTTGCAAACATGTATGCCAGCAGCGGCAAATGGGAAGAAGCGGCAATGGTTAGGAAGCTTATGCGCGACAGAGGTGTGAGGAAGAAACCAGGTTGTAGTTGGATAGAGGTGAATAAAAGAATTCATGTGTTTGTGGCCGAAGATATTTCGCACCCAATGATCAAAGAGATTTACAAGTACTTGGAGGAGATGGGAAGGAAGATCAGGTTAGCTGGGTATGTTTCGGATCTGCGGTGGAGTTTAGTTAAGGAGGACGAGATAGAAGCCGGAGAGAAGGAGATAAAGTTAAGGCATCATAGCGAGAAGTTGGCAGTTGCATACGGGCTACTGTCCACAAAAGATGGGGAGCCTATACTTGTGATTAAAAACCTGAGGATATGTGGAGATTGCCATAACGCAATCAAGTTTATGTCTGCTGTTTCAGGGAGGGAAATCACTGTAAGGGATACCCATAGGTTCCATTGCTTCAAGGACGGGCAGTGctcgtgtggagattattggtaA
- the LOC108476732 gene encoding pentatricopeptide repeat-containing protein At3g49740: protein MHSFLHLFPTTTRSLPCTTISHALSTQQLKPVLTTITEASLNQQHLIQLNSRLASLTRSPRYQDALCLFDEIHCLHHNVKPDQYTLSAALKACANLPSLEFGTKLHAYAIKSGFKPYSHVSNTLLFLYSKTHHLASVERVFNEIDHPDVYSWTTMLSSCSKLGGISYACEVFDKMPKKEVAIWNVMVTGCMENGYQGHGFDLFKQMHFLGLKHDNYSFASVLSTCYIENLGFGRQVQALVVKTGFLFRASVVNAAITMYFNCEDVENACRVFEEVECSVYDGITFNVMIDGLLNVGRVEQALLMFREMLEACLGPSELTFVSLMSWCSCRSVGVQVYAQAVKLGFEQSTSVSNAAITMYSTCGDLNAARLVFERLEQKDIVSWNTLVSTYAQRSSSSSAFVIYMEMRRSGIEPDEFTFGSLLSCSEFIEMGKMIHALVFKNGLISRVQVSNALVSSYSKHGEMNQAYQLFQMSPKNLISWNTIISGFFLNGFPAQGLEQLTKLLISNLRPNSYTFSIAISICASISSLNNGKQLHAFILRHDFSSETSLGNALITMYAKCGTLNWSLRVFNEMIAKDTISWNALISAFAQHGEGKEAVNCFKTMKGVGRVKPDQATFTALLSACSHAGLVDDATWILNSMVNEYGFDPGEDHLSCMVDLLGRAGYLDEAARVIDSKHIEPCSNIWWTLFSACAAHSNLRLARIIAKFLLETEQNNPSVYVLLSNTYAAAGQWEEAARVRESMKNVGVMKQPGSSWISI from the coding sequence ATGCATTCTTTTCTTCACCTCTTTCCTACTACCACCCGCTCTCTTCCTTGCACCACAATCTCCCATGCCCTTTCTACCCAACAACTCAAACCTGTCTTAACTACCATAACTGAAGCTTCTCTTAACCAACAACACTTGATCCAACTCAACTCTCGCCTAGCAAGTCTAACTCGCTCCCCTCGCTACCAGGATGCCCTCTGTCTATTCGACGAAATTCACTGTCTACACCACAATGTTAAGCCCGACCAGTACACTCTCTCCGCCGCCCTCAAAGCCTGTGCCAATCTTCCTAGCCTCGAATTCGGAACTAAACTTCACGCTTACGCCATCAAATCCGGCTTCAAACCCTACTCTCATGTCTCCAACACTCTCCTTTTCCTCTATTCCAAGACCCATCATTTAGCTTCCGTTGAAAGGGTTTTTAATGAAATTGATCACCCGGATGTTTATTCTTGGACTACCATGTTGTCTTCGTGTTCGAAATTGGGAGGAATTTCTTATGCTTGCGAGGTGTTTGATAAGATGCCTAAGAAAGAAGTGGCAATATGGAATGTGATGGTTACCGGGTGTATGGAAAATGGGTATCAAGGCCATGGGTTTGACTTGTTTAAGCAAATGCATTTTTTGGGTTTGAAGCATGATAATTATAGCTTTGCAAGTGTATTGAGCACCTGTTatattgaaaatttgggttttggGAGGCAAGTTCAAGCTTTGGTAGTTAAAACTGGGTTTTTGTTTCGAGCTTCTGTGGTTAATGCTGCAATTACTATGTATTTTAATTGTGAAGATGTTGAAAATGCGTGCCGGGTTTTCGAAGAAGTAGAGTGCTCTGTGTACGATGGGATTACTTTTAATGTGATGATAGATGGTTTACTGAATGTAGGAAGAGTTGAACAGGCGTTGTTAATGTTTAGGGAGATGTTAGAGGCTTGTTTGGGTCCCTCTGAACTGACTTTTGTCAGTTTAATGAGTTGGTGTTCATGTCGAAGTGTTGGGGTTCAAGTATATGCACAAGCTGTGAAGTTGGGTTTTGAACAGTCTACCTCTGTGAGCAATGCGGCAATAACTATGTATTCTACTTGTGGGGACTTAAATGCTGCTCGATTAGTTTTTGAGAGATTGGAGCAGAAGGATATTGTGTCATGGAATACTCTGGTATCAACTTATGCCCAAAGAAGCTCTAGTAGCTCAGCGTTTGTTATCTACATGGAAATGCGAAGGTCAGGGATTGAACCGGATGAGTTTACTTTCGGAAGTTTATTGTCATGCTCAGAATTCATTGAAATGGGTAAGATGATTCATGCCCTTGTGTTTAAAAATGGACTCATTTCAAGAGTCCAGGTTTCCAACGCATTGGTTTCTTCATACTCTAAGCATGGGGAGATGAATCAAGCCTATCAATTATTTCAAATGTCTCCCAAGAACTTGATCTCCTGGAATACTATTATATCGGGGTTCTTTCTAAATGGGTTCCCAGCTCAGGGCTTAGAGCAATTAACCAAACTGTTGATATCAAACCTCAGGCCAAATTCATATACATTTTCCATTGCTATTAGTATTTGTGCCAGCATCTCATCCTTGAATAATGGGAAGCAACTTCATGCTTTCATCCTCAGGCATGATTTTTCTTCAGAAACTTCTCTAGGCAATGCTCTAATCACAATGTATGCGAAATGTGGAACTCTAAATTGGTCTTTGAGAGTTTTTAACGAGATGATTGCAAAGGACACAATCTCTTGGAATGCCCTCATTTCTGCTTTTGCGCAGCATGGAGAAGGTAAAGAAGCTGTAAATTGTTTCAAGACAATGAAAGGTGTAGGTAGGGTTAAACCTGATCAAGCAACATTTACTGCTCTTCTTTCTGCTTGCAGCCATGCTGGTTTAGTTGATGATGCCACTTGGATATTAAATTCCATGGTGAATGAGTATGGCTTTGATCCTGGAGAAGATCATCTTTCATGTATGGTTGACCTTCTTGGTCGGGCTGGGTATCTTGATGAAGCTGCAAGAGTAATAGACAGCAAGCATATTGAACCCTGTTCTAATATCTGGTGGACCTTGTTCAGTGCTTGCGCAGCTCATAGTAATCTAAGGCTCGCGAGAATTATTGCTAAGTTCCTCCTTGAAACAGAGCAAAATAATCCTTCAGTTTATGTGCTTTTGTCAAATACTTATGCAGCTGCTGGGCAATGGGAAGAAGCAGCTAGAGTGAGGGAATCCATGAAAAATGTTGGGGTGATGAAGCAACCTGGCTCAAGTTGGATCAGTATATAG